GATCACCCCCGGCCGGGCGGCGATCTCGGCGGCCACCTCGGCGACGATCGCGGCCGCCGTCGGGTGTTCGTGGTAGTCCAGCTCGGTGACCCCACGCCCGTCGTCGTGGTCACGAACGACGCCGGCGAAGCTGACGGTGGCACCGGCCGCGGGGTCCTGGACGGCGGCGTAGTGCTCGGCCGGGTCCAGCACCTCGCTGGTCACCCGGGTCAGCCCGACCCGGCCGGCCACGGCCCGGCTCACTGGTGCACCATCCTTAGGTCATCAATCCTCGAGGGGTTGGTGATGCGCCCGAGGTGCCGCCCGGTCATCGCCCAGCTCGCTGGACACGGTTGATGTCCACGATGAGATCTGCGAGATCTGGCGGTTCCCCGGGACGTGCCGACCGTCGACAGGGCTGAGCGCCAAAGCTGCGTGCCGCGAGCGCCGATCAGTGAGCGAACCGGCAGACACGTCCCGGCACCATCGGCACCGTACGAGGGCGCCTCCCCACTGGGACTAGCAGCGAGGAGGCTGACGTGAAGTCTGCCAGCAACACCCTGCCCGACCAAGCACCCCAAGACCTGACCGCAGGCCTGGACTGGGCCCGCGACGACCACGCCGTGTCGATCGTCAACGACCGCGGCCGCGAGATTGCCCGGCACACCATCGAGCACACCGCCGCCGGACTGATCGAACTCGTGGCCGTGCTCACCCGCGCCGGCTGCCAGGAGGTCGCGATCGAACGCCCCGACGGGCCCGTGGTCGACGCCCTTCTCGGCGCCGGTGTGACCGTGGTCGTGATCAGCCCGAACCAGGTCAAGAACCTGCGTGGCCGGTACGGCTCGGCCGGCAACAAGGACGACCGGTTCGACGCCTACGTGCTCGCCGACACCCTGCGCACCGACCGGTCCCGGCTGCGGCCACTGGTGCCCGACGCACCGGAAACCGTCGCGCTGCGCCGAATCGTCCGCGCTCGCCGCGATCTGGTCGCCCACCGCGTGGCCCTGGCCAACCAACTGCGCGCCCACCTTCGCCTGGTCTTCCCCGGTGCGGTCGGCCTGTTCCGGCAGATCGACTCGCTGATCACTCTGGCGTTCCTGACCCGTTTCCCGACCCAGGACAAAGCCGACTGGCTCACCCCGACCAGACTCGGCCGGTGGCTGTCCTCGGTCGGCTACTCCGGACGCACCGACCCGGCCGCGTTGCACGCCCATCTGACCGCCGCACCCCGCGGCGCCGCCGGCGACCAGACGGCGTACACCGCGATCACCGCATCCTCCGTTGCCCTGCTCACCGCGATGGTTACCCAGATCAAGGCTCTGGAAGCCCAGATCAGCGCCCAGCTCGACGCGCACGCCGACCAACACATCTTCACCAGCCTGCCCCGCTCGGGCCGCGTCCGGGCCGCCCGGCTGCTCGCCGAGATCGGCGACTGCCGAGCCAAGTTCCCCACCCCGGAAGCGTTGATCTGCCTGGCCGGTGTCGCCCCGTCCACCCGCCAGTCCGGAAAGATCCGCGTCGTGGCGTTCCGATGGGCCTGCGACAAACAACTCCGCGACGCCGTCTGCGACTTCGCCGGCGACTCGATCAAGGCCAATCCCTGGGCAGCCGATCTCTACCGAAGAGCCAGAGCACGAGGTCACGACCACCCCCACGCCGTCCGGGTCCTGGCCCGTGCCTGGCTGACCGTCATCTGGCACTGCTGGCAGGACGGCGTGCGCTACGACCCGGCAGAACACCGGGCCCTGCAACGCCTCCTCAACCAAGATCAAAAAAGGGCGGCT
This genomic window from Nakamurella multipartita DSM 44233 contains:
- a CDS encoding molybdenum cofactor biosynthesis protein MoaE, with product MSRAVAGRVGLTRVTSEVLDPAEHYAAVQDPAAGATVSFAGVVRDHDDGRGVTELDYHEHPTAAAIVAEVAAEIAARPGVIAVAVSHRVGLLRVGDIALAAAASGAHRREAFEACMDLVDEVKRRLPVWKRQVFSDGSDEWVGSA
- a CDS encoding IS110 family RNA-guided transposase encodes the protein MKSASNTLPDQAPQDLTAGLDWARDDHAVSIVNDRGREIARHTIEHTAAGLIELVAVLTRAGCQEVAIERPDGPVVDALLGAGVTVVVISPNQVKNLRGRYGSAGNKDDRFDAYVLADTLRTDRSRLRPLVPDAPETVALRRIVRARRDLVAHRVALANQLRAHLRLVFPGAVGLFRQIDSLITLAFLTRFPTQDKADWLTPTRLGRWLSSVGYSGRTDPAALHAHLTAAPRGAAGDQTAYTAITASSVALLTAMVTQIKALEAQISAQLDAHADQHIFTSLPRSGRVRAARLLAEIGDCRAKFPTPEALICLAGVAPSTRQSGKIRVVAFRWACDKQLRDAVCDFAGDSIKANPWAADLYRRARARGHDHPHAVRVLARAWLTVIWHCWQDGVRYDPAEHRALQRLLNQDQKRAA